Below is a window of Desmonostoc muscorum LEGE 12446 DNA.
CTTACAAACAGCGAGACTATGAAAAAGCAGTTGCAAATTATAGCCAAGCCATTGAACAAGAACCATCACATGCCAGAGCGATTGTAAATCGTGGCAATGCTCGTTATAACTTGAAAGATTATGAAGGGGCTGTTGTAGATTACAGCCAAGCCCTGAAAATCAAGCCCAATGAAATTAAAGCTCTAGTGAATCGGGGAAATGCCCGGTTTATGCTCGCCGAATATAGCAACGATCCCGATACAGAATATAATCTAGCCCTCGCTGATTATAATCGCGCTATTGGTCTCGATCCCAATGAAATCGAAGCTTATATTAGACGCGGAATTGTCCGCGCCCAAATGGCTAAATATAGCGGCGAATCTCAACAAGTTTACAGAAGAGCGATCGCAGATTTTACTCAGGCGATAAAAATGAATTTATCCAAAGCTGAAGCTTATTTTCAGCGCGGTGTTGTCTACTATCAAATTGCCCAATATAGTAGCAATTATGAGCAAGAATATAGTCAAGCGATCGCTGACTTTAACCACGCATTAACCATCAGCCCCAGACTAGCAAAAGCCTTTCTCAAACGAGGCATGGTTCGTTATGAACTAGCACAATATGGTGGTAGTGAATCTAACCAAAACCAAACGAAGGCGATCGCAGATTTACAGACAGCCGCTAAAATCTTTCTTGAGCAAGATGATATGGATAATTATCAGCAAGCACTCAGTAACATGTGTGTAGTTGTCGAAAACAAATGTGACCCTTTATTCCAAGGCTCAAGTAGTACGGAAAAAATCAACTAAAAACAAGTAAGTAATTAAACCATAGGGTAGGGGCGCACAGCTGTCCGCCCCTACAAAGGATTGTGGTTCAAAGATAGGACTTACGCACACTTTACGAATTCTTCTCTACGAGACGCTTCGCGTTGGCGGAAGCCTCTCGTAGAGAAGGCGTCTTGGTGAAGCAGTCCGGTCTTGGGGGTTTCCCCCATGAGGAACTGCTGAACCCGAAAGGTGGTTTGATAAATTAAGCTTTTTGGCAATTTTTGCGTAAGTCCTGAAATAGATGAAAACGGCTGTAATGCCTACGCAAAAAATAAAAGCGGATTATAGTTATAGGAATTAGACCATTTGTAGAGACGCGATGAATCGCGTCTTCTTCACCCAAGAATGTGTTGCAATCATTAATTGAATTGGTATTATTTTATATCTAACATTTTTATTTAATTGAATAATTTATTTAAAAAAAATCAAGAGTAATTTTATACTTGTCTGATTGATTCTGAATTCTGAATTCTGAATTCTGAATTCTGACTCCTGAATTCTGACTCCTGAATTCTGCTATCTAGATATTCATAGAGCTTTTATATAGAAAAGATTTTAATTTATATCTCCTTCATAATTTTGCCAAAAAATACAGTTAGATTATTGACTGAGAAAAATAAATCAGAAATAAATTTTTCTCCATATGTAAGTGCATCCTCTTCATGTCAGTAAAGACAAATAATATCCCTACAAATCTCCGAGGTAATTGCATGAAAGCGGTGATTTTAGCCGGAGGGCTTGGTACACGCCTCAGTGAAGAAACTAGTATCAGACCCAAGCCGATGGTTGAGATTGGTGGTAAGCCAATTCTGTGGCACATAATGAAAACTTACTCTGCCCACGGCATTAATGACTTCATCATTTGTTGTGGTTACAAAGGTTACATAATTAAAGAGTATTTTGCTAACTACTTTTTACACATGTCAGATGTAACCTTTGACATGCGATTTAACCAGATGAATGTCCATTCTGGATATGCTGAACCCTGGCGTGTCACCCTAGTAAATACGGGCGACCATACAATGACAGGTGGGCGCTTAAAACGAATCAGCGAACATGTTGGAAATGACACTTTTTGTTTCACTTATGGTGATGGTGTCAGTGATATTAATATCACCGAACTAGTTAAATTTCACAAAGAACAAAACAGCTTAGCAACACTCACAGCCGTGCAACCAGCAGGACGTTTTGGTGCTATTTCCTTAGGATATGAGCAAACTAAAATCACCAACTTTCGGGAAAAACCTGAAGGCGATGGCGCTTGGATTAATGGTGGTTATTTTGTGTTAGAACCAGAAGTGATAAACTTGATTGCTGATGATTCTACCGTGTGGGAGCAAGAGCCATTAGAAAAGCTAGCTTCTATGGAACAGCTATCAGCTTTCAAGCACTATGGTTTTTGGCAACCGATGGATACTTTACGCGATAAAAACCACCTAGAGGGGCTATGGAACAGCAGTCAGGCTCCTTGGAAGGTATGGTAGGGAGTGGGGAGTGGGGAGTGGGGAGATGAGGGAGATGAGGGAGATGAGGGAGATGAGGGAGACGCGGGGACGCGGGGACGCGGGGAATAAGCAATGCCCAATACTTCGACTTCTCTCCGAGACGCTACGCGTAGCTTGCTTCCCCCCAGGGGTACGCTCAGTACAAGTGCCCCATGCCCAATGCCAAATAAGTTTATAGTGTAATTTGAAGTACGATAATACTAATGTATGATTTTGCAATTATAGGTGGGGGAATAGTTGGACTCTCTACGGCGCTGGCTTTAGGAAAACGCTATCCCAATGCACGTATTTTAGTACTAGAAAAAGAGAGTCAATGGGCATTTCACCAAACCGGCAATAATAGCGGGGTGATTCATTCTGGTATTTATTACAAGCCAGGAAGTTTCAAGGCTAAATTTTGTCGTGATGGTTCTCGGTCAATGGTAGATTTCTGTCAAGAACATGGAATTGACCACGAAGTTTGTGGTAAAGTAATTGTTGCGACTGAAGAACAAGAGCTACCACGCTTAGAAAGTCTCTACCAACGCGGCTTAGAAAACGACATACAAGTCCAGAGAATTAGCCCCGAAGAAGTCAAGGAAATTGAACCTCATGTTAGTTGTGTAGGTGGAATTCGGGTATTTTCAACTGGTATTGTTAACTACAAGCAAGTTTGTTTGAAATATGCCCAGCTGATTCAACAGCAGGGGGGAGATTTACACCTGAATACAAAAGTACTGAAAATCTTGCCAAGGGCTAAAAATCAGGTACTAGAAACAAACAAAGGTAGCTTTGAAACCAAGTTTGTAATTAATTGTAGTGGATTGCATAGCGATCGCACTGCGAAATTAGGTCAAGTTGAACCCCAAGCCAAAATTGTCCCATTCCGGGGAGAATACTACGAACTCACACCAGAAAAACGCTATCTAGTCAAGACTTTAATTTATCCAGTACCCAACCCAGATTTTCCCTTCCTGGGCGTCCACTTTACCCGGATGATTGATGGTAGCGTTCATGCAGGGCCAAACGCGGTTTTGTCTTTCAAACGCGAAGGTTACAAAAAAACCGACTTTGACCTCGGCGATTTTCTGGAAGTCATCACTTATCCTGGTTTCTGGAAATTGGCAGCCAAACACGCTGATGAAGGCATCCAAGAAATTATTCGCTCCTTTAGTAAAGCAGCCTTCGTTAAAAGTTTGCAAAAACTAATTCCCGAAGTCCAAGCAGAAGATTTAGTTCCCACCCATGCTGGAGTCCGCGCCCAAGCTTTAATGAACGATGGCAAGCTTGTAGACGACTTTTTGATTGTTTCCGGTCAAAACTCCATCCATGTTTGCAATGCTCCTTCTCCTGCTGCAACTTCTTCTCTAGAAATTGGCAAAGCAATTGTGGCGCAAATTCCCCAACTCTCGCATCTAGATAGTGTAGTAACTGCATAGATGGCATACTTGCTTGCACTTTGAAGGATGAATCTTGTGGGGTCAATAAAAGAATCGGGTTTTTAAGCCTCTCTCCTACAAGGAGAGAGGTTTGGAGAGAAGTCAAATTCCAGCTATCGAACTCACGTTAAGTACGTAATGACTGTGAAGCGAGTCATATAGCGGTTGTCTTTTGGATGCAACACGCTGTAGGGGCGCACAGCTGTGCGCCCCTACAAAATGCGCCCCTACGAAACGAAATCGAATTTAACTCTTCAATACAAAGGCATTAACCACAATGAAAATATTAGTAACTGGCACAGAAGGCTATCTGGGTTCATTATTGCCATCTCTGTTAATCGAACGGGGACATGAAGTTATCGGTCTAGATACTGGTTTCTATAAAGTTGGTTGGCTGTACAACGGTACTGATGTCACACCCAAAACCCTCAACAAAGATATCCGCAACATCACCCCTGATGATTTGGAAGGTGTAGAAGCAATTGTTCACATGGCGGAACTCTCCAACGACCCAGCTGGACAATTGGCACCGAATATTACCTACGAAATTAATCATATAGGTTCAGTTCGTCTGGCTACCTTGGCTAAGGCTATGGGTGTCCGTCGTTTTGTGTATATGTCTTCGTGCAGTGTCTACGGTGTTGCTACCGAAGATGATGTCACAGAAGAATCTCCAGTTAATCCCCAAACAGCCTACGCAGAGTGTAAAACCCTTGTAGAGAGAGATGTTAGACCATTAGCTGATGATGACTTCTCACCCACCTTTATGCGGAATGCAACTGCTTTTGGTGCTTCTCCCAGGATGCGCTTTGATATTGTTTTAAACAACTTGGCAGGGTTGGCTTGGACTAGCAAACAAATCAAAATGACCAGTGATGGTACACCTTGGCGTCCATTAGTCCATGCATTGGATATTTGCAAAGCAATAGTCTGCGCCTTAGAAGCACCACGGGATATTGTACATAACCAAGTCTTCAATGTAGGAGATACAGCGAACAATTATCGGGTTAAAGAAATCGCTGAAATTATTGCTGATATTTTCCCAGATTGTAAATTGTTCTTTGGCAACAACGGCGCAGATAACCGCAGCTATCGGGTATCCTTCGATAAAATCAACACAATTCTACCTGGATTTAAGTGTGATTGGAATGCTCGACTTGGTGCCCAGCAACTACTTAATTTATTCAATCAAATCGATATGGCTGAAGATACTTTCTTGTTTAGGGGATTTACCCGTTTAAAACAGCTAGAATATCTGATTCGTACTGAGCAAATTGACAAAGATTTTTTCTGGAATAAATAGAAAGTGTTTGTAGTTTGTGCTTCAGCACTCAAGTGCAAACTACAAACATATATTCTTGATTATGACTGATTTCACCTAGCAATTTATTCACTATTAATAGGGCTTGAAATTATGGCGATCGCCAAATGTCGTTTCAGTGGTCAACCTTTACGCCAAACCTTTATTGATTTGGGCATGTCACCTTTAGCCAATGCTTATCTGAGACCAGAGCAGCTAAATAATGCCGAAAAATTTTATCCTCTCCACGCTTATATTTCTGAAGATACTCTCTTAGTTCAATTAGAACAATTTGAAACTCCAGATCAAATTTTTAGTGACTATGCTTACTTTTCTTCCTATTCAGCAAGTTGGCTAAAACACGCCAAAACTTACACCGATATGATGGTAGAAAAGTTTAACTTTAATCATCATACCCAAGTTATTGAAATTGCCAGCAACGACGGCTACTTACTGCAATATTTTTTAGAGAAAGGTATCCCAGTTTTAGGAATAGAACCAGCAGCGAATATAGCCAAAGTTGCTCAAGATAGGGGTATTCCCAGTATTAACAAGTTTTTTGGAATTGAAACTGCCAAAGAACTGGTTATGCAAGGAAAACTCGCTGACCTTTTGATAGGTAACAATGTTTTAGCTCATGTGCCAGATTTAAATGATTTCATCGCCGGGATGAAAGCCATCCTCAAATCAAATGGCATCTTGACGATGGAATTTCCCCATATTTTGCAACTCATTGAACAAAACCAATTTGATACTATTTATCACGAGCATTTTTCTTACTTCTCATTCCTCACAATCCAAAAAATCTTTGCAGCACACAACTTGCAAATTTTTGACGTGGAGGAATTACCAACTCATGGCGGTTCCTTGAGAATTTATGCCAGACATGACTATGCTGATTATCCTAGCATTCGGGAACGAGTTAGGCATTTGAAAGAAAAAGAAATCGCTGCTGGACTACATCGAATAGAAACTTACGTCACATTTGGAGAAAAAGTTAAAGCAACAAAGCACAAGCTATTAAGTTTTCTCTTGACAGCTAAAGCAGAAGGTAAATCAATAGCTGGTTATGGCGCACCTGCTAAAGGTAATACTTTGCTCAATTACTGTGGTATTGGTAAAGATTTTCTCGATTACACAGTAGATTGCAATCCCTACAAACAAGGTTTGTTTTTACCTGGAACTCATATCCCTATCTTCCATCCGGATAAAATTCGTGAAACTCAACCAGATTATGTACTAATTTTACCTTGGAATCTCAAAGAAGAAATTATGGAACAAATGGCATTTATTGGCCAATGGGGTGGACAATTTGTAGTGCCAATTCCTGAAGTAAAAATTTATCCCTGTCCTGTTC
It encodes the following:
- the rfbF gene encoding glucose-1-phosphate cytidylyltransferase — protein: MKAVILAGGLGTRLSEETSIRPKPMVEIGGKPILWHIMKTYSAHGINDFIICCGYKGYIIKEYFANYFLHMSDVTFDMRFNQMNVHSGYAEPWRVTLVNTGDHTMTGGRLKRISEHVGNDTFCFTYGDGVSDINITELVKFHKEQNSLATLTAVQPAGRFGAISLGYEQTKITNFREKPEGDGAWINGGYFVLEPEVINLIADDSTVWEQEPLEKLASMEQLSAFKHYGFWQPMDTLRDKNHLEGLWNSSQAPWKVW
- the lhgO gene encoding L-2-hydroxyglutarate oxidase, with translation MYDFAIIGGGIVGLSTALALGKRYPNARILVLEKESQWAFHQTGNNSGVIHSGIYYKPGSFKAKFCRDGSRSMVDFCQEHGIDHEVCGKVIVATEEQELPRLESLYQRGLENDIQVQRISPEEVKEIEPHVSCVGGIRVFSTGIVNYKQVCLKYAQLIQQQGGDLHLNTKVLKILPRAKNQVLETNKGSFETKFVINCSGLHSDRTAKLGQVEPQAKIVPFRGEYYELTPEKRYLVKTLIYPVPNPDFPFLGVHFTRMIDGSVHAGPNAVLSFKREGYKKTDFDLGDFLEVITYPGFWKLAAKHADEGIQEIIRSFSKAAFVKSLQKLIPEVQAEDLVPTHAGVRAQALMNDGKLVDDFLIVSGQNSIHVCNAPSPAATSSLEIGKAIVAQIPQLSHLDSVVTA
- a CDS encoding NAD-dependent epimerase/dehydratase family protein, encoding MKILVTGTEGYLGSLLPSLLIERGHEVIGLDTGFYKVGWLYNGTDVTPKTLNKDIRNITPDDLEGVEAIVHMAELSNDPAGQLAPNITYEINHIGSVRLATLAKAMGVRRFVYMSSCSVYGVATEDDVTEESPVNPQTAYAECKTLVERDVRPLADDDFSPTFMRNATAFGASPRMRFDIVLNNLAGLAWTSKQIKMTSDGTPWRPLVHALDICKAIVCALEAPRDIVHNQVFNVGDTANNYRVKEIAEIIADIFPDCKLFFGNNGADNRSYRVSFDKINTILPGFKCDWNARLGAQQLLNLFNQIDMAEDTFLFRGFTRLKQLEYLIRTEQIDKDFFWNK
- a CDS encoding class I SAM-dependent methyltransferase, whose product is MAIAKCRFSGQPLRQTFIDLGMSPLANAYLRPEQLNNAEKFYPLHAYISEDTLLVQLEQFETPDQIFSDYAYFSSYSASWLKHAKTYTDMMVEKFNFNHHTQVIEIASNDGYLLQYFLEKGIPVLGIEPAANIAKVAQDRGIPSINKFFGIETAKELVMQGKLADLLIGNNVLAHVPDLNDFIAGMKAILKSNGILTMEFPHILQLIEQNQFDTIYHEHFSYFSFLTIQKIFAAHNLQIFDVEELPTHGGSLRIYARHDYADYPSIRERVRHLKEKEIAAGLHRIETYVTFGEKVKATKHKLLSFLLTAKAEGKSIAGYGAPAKGNTLLNYCGIGKDFLDYTVDCNPYKQGLFLPGTHIPIFHPDKIRETQPDYVLILPWNLKEEIMEQMAFIGQWGGQFVVPIPEVKIYPCPVPDRLLIAL